A genomic stretch from Pirellulaceae bacterium includes:
- the xerC gene encoding tyrosine recombinase XerC produces MKQSAQRFLRYLVVERNASDLTVKSYREDLAALTDFLEAEDGTVPAPHAVTTFDLRDYVSALHEAGYAKSSISRRLASLRSFFRFAQRNGMVEHNPAKPLRNPRPSRSLPHFLSTADLKKLLSAPPAGENRGLRDRAMLETVYSAGLRVSELVGLNEGDLDFEEALVRVRGKGRRERLSPLGSFAIRALRRWLGVRELAVDVPKGLAAPVFVNKFGRRITTRSVARMLEKYLKLTGLDLRTSPHTLRHSFATHLLNHGADIRSVQELLGHKSLGTTQIYTHVSTAGLRAAYDKAHPRAIAANSPGKKQLSATAR; encoded by the coding sequence ATGAAGCAATCCGCCCAACGTTTTTTGCGTTATCTCGTGGTCGAACGCAACGCTTCGGACTTGACTGTAAAAAGCTATCGAGAGGATTTGGCCGCCCTCACTGATTTTCTTGAGGCTGAGGATGGGACGGTACCCGCACCGCACGCGGTCACCACTTTCGATTTGCGAGATTATGTGTCGGCTCTTCACGAGGCTGGCTATGCAAAGTCGTCTATTTCCCGACGTCTTGCTTCGCTACGCAGTTTTTTTCGGTTTGCTCAGCGTAATGGGATGGTCGAACACAACCCGGCGAAGCCGTTGAGGAATCCGCGTCCCTCGCGCAGCTTGCCACATTTTCTCAGTACGGCCGATCTGAAGAAACTGCTTTCCGCGCCACCTGCGGGGGAAAATAGGGGGCTGCGAGATCGAGCGATGCTCGAGACGGTTTACTCGGCCGGTTTGCGGGTCAGCGAGCTTGTGGGGCTGAACGAGGGCGATTTGGATTTTGAGGAGGCATTGGTTCGAGTCCGAGGAAAAGGACGTCGTGAACGATTGTCGCCGCTCGGTTCCTTCGCCATTCGTGCCTTGCGTCGTTGGTTGGGCGTGAGAGAACTGGCAGTCGATGTGCCGAAAGGATTGGCTGCACCCGTGTTCGTCAATAAGTTCGGCCGACGAATCACGACGCGGAGTGTGGCCCGCATGCTCGAGAAATATCTGAAACTCACCGGGCTCGATCTGAGAACTTCGCCCCACACCCTACGGCACAGTTTTGCGACGCACTTGCTCAATCATGGCGCCGATATCCGTAGCGTTCAAGAACTACTGGGGCACAAGAGTCTCGGCACGACCCAGATTTATACGCACGTTAGTACGGCCGGATTACGCGCTGCCTACGACAAGGCTCACCCGCGCGCCATCGCCGCTAATTCGCCTGGAAAAAAACAACTTTCGGCAACTGCTCGCTAG
- a CDS encoding response regulator transcription factor: MSVSIVIADDHAVVRTGLLNLLKNTEIQVVGEAKDGNQAVAQTLKHSPDVVLMDIRMGGTDGLEALEQIREQSPQTRVIILSTYDNPTYVARSVALGANDYVLKSSTRDELVSSIRRAAGGAPPADESILEKIRRSMLRRREGVGDDVPLTNRETQVLRHIALGLSNREIARSLSISVETVKEHVQNILRKINASDRTQAAVWAVKKGLVES; encoded by the coding sequence ATGTCCGTTTCAATCGTGATCGCCGACGACCATGCAGTTGTCAGAACCGGCCTGTTGAACTTGTTAAAAAACACTGAAATTCAAGTGGTTGGTGAGGCTAAAGACGGCAACCAGGCGGTCGCTCAAACACTCAAGCATTCACCTGACGTCGTTCTGATGGATATTCGAATGGGTGGAACAGACGGTTTGGAAGCGTTGGAACAAATCCGCGAGCAGTCGCCCCAGACGCGAGTGATTATTCTTTCGACTTACGATAATCCGACTTATGTCGCTCGATCGGTTGCCTTGGGAGCCAATGACTACGTCTTAAAAAGTTCGACACGTGACGAATTGGTTTCCAGCATTCGAAGAGCTGCCGGAGGTGCCCCCCCTGCAGATGAATCCATTCTGGAAAAAATCCGACGATCGATGTTGCGTCGCCGTGAAGGCGTCGGCGACGACGTGCCCTTAACGAATCGCGAGACCCAAGTCTTACGGCACATAGCACTCGGCCTGAGCAATCGAGAAATCGCACGTTCATTGAGCATCAGCGTCGAAACCGTCAAGGAACACGTTCAAAACATTCTTCGCAAAATCAATGCGAGCGATCGAACACAAGCAGCCGTGTGGGCCGTGAAGAAGGGTCTTGTCGAGTCCTAG